The sequence TCCGCCTGGCCAGCAAGGGCCTGATGGCGATTCCGCAGCACTTCCTCCAGGACCAGGTGCTCGCGGGCCTGGACCGGCTGGCGAAGAAGGCCGTGGAGCGGGGCGTGGACCTGGCGATGCACACGCACGTCAACAACGCGCAGCAGCTCACGCCGCTGGTGGGCAAGGCAGTGCGCAAGCTGCTCGACATGGGCTTCCGCGACGTGCGCAACCAGGGCGTGCTCTTGCGGGGCGTGAATGACAGCCCGCAGGCCCTGCTGGACCTGTGCTTCACGCTGCTCGACCACGCGAAGATCCTGCCGTACTACTTCTACATGTGCGACATGATCCCCAACAGCGAGCACTGGCGGCTGTCGGTGGACAAGGCGCAGAAGCTCCAGCACGACATCATGGGCTACATGCCGGGCTTCGCCACGCCGCGCATCGTCTGTGACGTGCCCTTCGTAGGGAAGCGCTGGGTGCACCAGGTGGCGGAGTATGACCGCGAGCGCGGCATCTCCTACTGGACGAAGAACTACCGCACGGGCATCGAGGCGAACGACCCCGACGCGCTCAACCGCAAGTACGAGTACTTCGACCCCATCGACACGCTGCCGGAGTCCGGTCAGGCGTGGTGGCGCGAGCAGCAGAAGGCCGCGTGATGGATGCCTCGGCGCTTCCGGTGGAGCCGTCGCCGGAGCCTCGCGCCTCGTCGCGCCCCTCGCTCAGTGCCGAGGGGCGCCAGCGCCTGTTCCCCGCCGCCACCGACGCGGAGTGGGCGGACTGGCGCTGGCACCAGCGGCATTCGGTGCGGGGACTGGAGCAGCTCGAGCGGTACGTGTCGCTGACGGCCGATGAGCGCGCCGGCGTGCAGGAGACGTCCGCGCTGTTCCGCATCGGCATCAGCCCGTACTACCTGTCGCTCATCGACCCGGAGCACCCGTTCTGCCCGGTGCGCATGCAGTCCATTCCCGTGAGGGCCGAGGCGCGCATCCGTCCGGGCGAGCTGGCGGATCCGCTCGGTGAGGACAAGACGCGCCCCGAGGAATGCATCGTCCACAAGTATCCGGACCGGGTGCTCTTCCTCGCGCTCGACACGTGCTCCGTCTACTGCCGGCACTGCACGCGGCGGCGGATTACGCAGGGCGGGGTGGCGGAGCTCACCAAGGACCAGATGCGCCGGGGCATCGACTACGTGCGGCGGCACCCCGAGGTGCGCGACGTGCTCATCTCCGGTGGCGACCCGTTCCTGCTGAGCGAGGCGCGGCTGGAGGAGTTGCTCGCGCCGCTGAGCGAGATTCCCCACGTGGAGATGATTCGCATCGGCACGCGGGTGCCGGTGGTGCTGCCCATGCGCGTCACGGATGCGCTGGCGAGCACGCTGCGGCGCTACGCGCCCGTCTTCGTCGTCACCCACTTCAACCACCCGAAGGAAGTGACGCCCGAGGCGCGCGAGGCGTGCGAGCGGCTCATCGACCACGGCGTGCCGGTGGAGAACCAGGCCGTGCTGATGCGGCGAATCAACTCCGACGCGCGCATCATCAAGGAGCTCTCGCACGTGCTGCTGCGCAGCCGCGTGCGGCCGTACTACCTGCACCAGATGGACGTGGCCGAGGGCTGTGAGCACCTGCGCACGCCGATTGCCAAGGGGCTCGAAATCATCCAGCAGCTTCGCGGCCACACGACGGGACTCGCGGTGCCGCACCTCGCGGTGGACCTGCCCGGCGGCGGCGGCAAGGTGACGTTGCAGCCGGACTACGTCGTGGAGCGCGGCGAGCGCGAGACGGTGTTCCGCAACTACAAGGGCGAGCACTACGCGTACCCCGAGCCGGAAGAGACCGACTGCGCCTGCCCCTACGACGAGGTATGGCAGGCGCGCTCGCGCGACTACGGCTTGCGCAAGGGCTGAAGTGGAAGGGGCGGTGGCTCGGGCCTTCGGGCCTCAGTCGCCGCCCGAGCTGCGCCGCCGCTTGACGACCTTCTTCTTCTTCGCGGCGGGGGCGCGCGCGGCGGG comes from Pyxidicoccus parkwaysis and encodes:
- a CDS encoding KamA family radical SAM protein yields the protein MDASALPVEPSPEPRASSRPSLSAEGRQRLFPAATDAEWADWRWHQRHSVRGLEQLERYVSLTADERAGVQETSALFRIGISPYYLSLIDPEHPFCPVRMQSIPVRAEARIRPGELADPLGEDKTRPEECIVHKYPDRVLFLALDTCSVYCRHCTRRRITQGGVAELTKDQMRRGIDYVRRHPEVRDVLISGGDPFLLSEARLEELLAPLSEIPHVEMIRIGTRVPVVLPMRVTDALASTLRRYAPVFVVTHFNHPKEVTPEAREACERLIDHGVPVENQAVLMRRINSDARIIKELSHVLLRSRVRPYYLHQMDVAEGCEHLRTPIAKGLEIIQQLRGHTTGLAVPHLAVDLPGGGGKVTLQPDYVVERGERETVFRNYKGEHYAYPEPEETDCACPYDEVWQARSRDYGLRKG